A part of Streptomyces sp. NBC_01235 genomic DNA contains:
- a CDS encoding MerR family transcriptional regulator, producing MSYSVGQVAGFAGVTVRTLHHYDEIGLLVPGGRSHAGHRRYDDADLDRLQQILFYRELGFPLEEVAALLDDPAADPRAHLRRQHELLTARIEKLQKMAEAVEHAMEARKMGINLTPEEKFEVFGDKDPEQYAEEAEQRWGGTEAYAESQRRAARYTKDDWKRLQAEVDAWSERYARLVAADEPPTGEAAMGMAEEHRQHIGRWYYDCPYEMHLCLGEMYVSDERFKAFYDSMHPGLAEHLREAITANAARQAR from the coding sequence GTGAGCTACTCCGTAGGACAGGTCGCCGGATTCGCCGGGGTCACGGTGCGCACGCTGCACCACTACGACGAGATCGGCCTGCTCGTCCCCGGTGGGCGCAGCCACGCGGGCCACCGACGCTACGACGACGCCGACCTCGACCGGCTTCAGCAGATCCTGTTCTACCGCGAGCTCGGCTTCCCGCTCGAGGAGGTCGCGGCCCTGCTCGACGACCCGGCGGCCGACCCGCGCGCGCATCTGCGCCGCCAGCACGAACTGCTGACCGCCCGGATCGAGAAGCTGCAGAAGATGGCCGAGGCCGTGGAACACGCCATGGAGGCACGCAAGATGGGCATCAACCTCACACCCGAGGAGAAGTTCGAGGTCTTCGGCGACAAGGACCCCGAGCAGTACGCCGAGGAGGCGGAGCAGCGCTGGGGCGGCACGGAGGCCTACGCCGAGTCACAGCGCCGCGCCGCCCGCTACACCAAGGACGACTGGAAGCGCCTGCAGGCCGAGGTCGACGCCTGGAGCGAGCGCTACGCCCGCCTGGTGGCCGCCGACGAGCCGCCCACCGGCGAGGCGGCCATGGGCATGGCCGAGGAGCACCGGCAGCACATCGGCAGGTGGTACTACGACTGCCCGTACGAGATGCACCTGTGCCTGGGGGAGATGTACGTCTCCGACGAGCGCTTCAAGGCGTTCTACGACTCGATGCACCCGGGCCTCGCCGAGCACCTCAGGGAGGCGATCACGGCGAACGCCGCCCGGCAGGCGCGCTGA
- a CDS encoding ATP-binding cassette domain-containing protein, with product MDDTAITVEGVRKRYGDTQALDGLDLAVARGTVQAVLGPNGAGKTTLVRILSTLLRPDAGRVEVAGYDVVRQAREVRLRIGLLGQHAALDEELCGRQNLELFGRLHHLGARHARVRADELLERFDLTGTGRKPVRAYSGGMRRRLDLAASLIGNRDGTDPEVLFLDEPTTGLDPRGRAEVWSAVRSLVGGGTTVVLTTQYLEEADQLADRICVVDRGRVIAEGTADELKALTGGDRIDVVLRDAGHLDAVLALLPLPRHDVTVDPDRRLLSAPVTDRMAALSGVVRALEEAGVEAEDVALRRPTLDEVFLHLTGHDDHMDGRTGKRTGKRTGKRTDKRADDRTKEAV from the coding sequence ATGGACGACACGGCGATCACCGTCGAAGGCGTACGCAAGAGGTACGGCGACACACAGGCACTGGACGGGCTCGACCTCGCGGTCGCCCGGGGCACCGTGCAGGCGGTGCTCGGACCGAACGGCGCGGGCAAGACGACCCTGGTCAGGATCCTGTCCACGCTGCTGCGACCGGACGCCGGACGGGTCGAGGTGGCCGGCTACGACGTGGTGCGCCAGGCCCGCGAGGTCCGCCTGCGCATCGGACTGCTCGGCCAGCACGCGGCCCTCGACGAGGAACTGTGCGGCCGGCAGAACCTGGAGCTGTTCGGCCGCCTCCACCACCTGGGCGCCCGCCACGCGCGCGTGCGCGCCGACGAACTCCTGGAGCGTTTCGACCTCACCGGCACCGGCCGCAAGCCGGTCCGCGCCTACAGCGGAGGCATGCGGCGCCGCCTCGACCTGGCCGCCTCCCTCATCGGCAACCGGGACGGCACCGATCCGGAGGTGCTCTTCCTCGACGAGCCGACCACCGGACTCGATCCGCGCGGCCGCGCCGAGGTGTGGTCCGCGGTCCGCTCGCTGGTCGGCGGTGGGACGACGGTCGTGCTCACCACCCAGTACCTGGAGGAGGCCGACCAGCTCGCCGACCGCATCTGTGTCGTCGACCGGGGCCGGGTGATCGCCGAGGGCACGGCGGACGAGCTGAAGGCGCTCACGGGCGGCGACCGCATCGACGTCGTCCTGCGCGACGCCGGCCATCTGGACGCCGTCCTCGCACTGCTGCCCCTGCCCCGGCACGACGTCACCGTCGACCCCGACCGCCGCCTGCTCAGCGCCCCGGTCACCGACCGCATGGCCGCCCTTTCCGGCGTCGTCCGCGCCCTGGAGGAGGCCGGCGTCGAGGCGGAGGACGTGGCCCTGCGCCGCCCCACGCTGGACGAGGTGTTCCTCCACCTGACCGGACACGACGACCACATGGACGGCCGCACGGGCAAGCGCACGGGCAAGCGCACGGGCAAGCGCACGGACAAGCGCGCGGACGACCGGACCAAGGAGGCCGTGTGA
- a CDS encoding helix-turn-helix domain-containing protein, translating to MLLGSQLRRLREARGITREAAGYSIRASESKISRMELGRVSFKTRDVEDLLTLYGISDDTERQALVGLAREANVAGWWHSYSDVLPNWFPTYVGLEGAAALIRAYEVQFVHGLLQTEAYAHAVVSRGMKGANAADIDRRVALRLERQKYLVAENAPDFHIVLDEAALRRPYGDREVMRGQLQHLIDISERPNVRLQVMPFSFGGHSGESGAFTILSFPESDLQDVVYLEQLTSALYLDKREDVAQYEQALKELQQDSPGPDESRDLLRGLIQLS from the coding sequence ATGCTGCTCGGCTCGCAACTACGGCGGCTGCGTGAGGCACGAGGCATCACGCGCGAGGCGGCCGGATACTCGATCAGGGCGTCGGAGTCGAAGATCAGCCGGATGGAACTGGGCCGGGTGAGCTTCAAGACCCGGGACGTGGAGGACCTGCTGACGCTGTACGGCATCTCGGACGACACGGAGCGCCAGGCCCTCGTAGGACTCGCCCGTGAGGCCAACGTGGCGGGCTGGTGGCACAGTTACTCGGACGTCCTGCCCAACTGGTTCCCCACGTACGTCGGTCTGGAGGGCGCGGCCGCGCTGATCCGGGCGTACGAGGTGCAGTTCGTGCACGGTCTGCTGCAGACCGAGGCCTACGCCCACGCGGTCGTCAGCCGTGGCATGAAGGGCGCGAACGCGGCCGACATCGACCGGCGCGTGGCGCTGCGCCTGGAGCGGCAGAAGTACCTCGTCGCCGAGAACGCCCCCGACTTCCACATCGTCCTCGACGAGGCCGCCCTGCGCCGGCCGTACGGCGACCGCGAGGTGATGCGCGGGCAGCTCCAGCATCTGATCGACATCTCCGAACGCCCCAACGTGCGGCTCCAGGTGATGCCGTTCAGCTTCGGCGGTCACTCCGGCGAGTCCGGCGCCTTCACGATCCTGAGCTTCCCGGAGTCCGACCTGCAGGACGTCGTCTATCTGGAGCAGCTCACCAGCGCCCTCTACCTGGACAAACGCGAGGACGTCGCCCAGTACGAGCAGGCGCTGAAGGAGCTCCAGCAGGACAGCCCCGGGCCGGACGAGAGCCGGGACCTGCTGCGCGGACTGATCCAGCTGTCCTAG
- a CDS encoding ABC transporter permease, with protein sequence MNTYGLTDSWTMTRRELAHWARQPGRLVVGLVFPVMLLLMFGYLVGGGRGVSGDYLDYLMPGMLALTMAFGLEGTMLAVTQDLNKGVIDRFRAMPMADGAVLVGRSAADMLQSAVGLAVLIAVGLALGWRPQGGPGAFLGAVGLLLLFRFAMLWIGIHLALVAGKPEMVQAVQILVWPVGFLSNALAAPASMPDWLGTAVEWNPMSRTATAVRDLFDGSGADPGHVWAAVGWPLALLAVFFPLAVRRFARMSL encoded by the coding sequence GTGAACACGTACGGGCTGACCGATTCCTGGACCATGACCCGGCGCGAACTCGCCCACTGGGCAAGGCAGCCGGGCCGGCTGGTCGTCGGGCTCGTCTTCCCGGTGATGCTGCTGCTGATGTTCGGCTACCTGGTCGGCGGCGGCCGCGGGGTGAGCGGGGACTACCTCGACTACCTGATGCCCGGCATGCTCGCGCTCACCATGGCCTTCGGCCTGGAGGGCACCATGCTCGCCGTCACCCAGGACCTGAACAAGGGCGTCATCGACCGGTTCCGTGCCATGCCGATGGCCGACGGCGCCGTCCTGGTGGGCCGTTCGGCGGCCGACATGCTCCAGTCGGCCGTCGGCCTGGCCGTGCTGATCGCCGTCGGCCTCGCCCTCGGCTGGCGCCCCCAGGGCGGACCGGGCGCCTTCCTGGGCGCGGTGGGTCTTCTCCTCCTCTTCCGGTTCGCGATGCTGTGGATCGGCATCCATCTGGCGCTGGTGGCCGGGAAACCGGAGATGGTGCAGGCCGTGCAGATCCTGGTCTGGCCGGTCGGCTTCCTCTCCAACGCCCTCGCCGCCCCCGCCTCCATGCCCGACTGGCTGGGCACGGCCGTCGAGTGGAACCCGATGTCCCGGACGGCGACGGCGGTACGCGACCTGTTCGACGGCTCAGGCGCCGACCCGGGCCATGTATGGGCGGCGGTCGGCTGGCCGCTGGCCCTGCTGGCGGTCTTCTTCCCGCTGGCGGTCCGCAGGTTCGCCCGCATGAGCCTGTGA
- a CDS encoding aldehyde dehydrogenase family protein — protein MSTYFTDLAQQYIDGKWRPGTGSWDIITINPYDGEKLASITIATVDEVDEAYRAAARAQKQWAATNAYARRTVFENVLRLVEEREAEISAVLVDEAGGTFGKAAFELHLAKEFLRESIHLSLSPEGRILPSPIDGKENRVYREPVGVVGVISPFNVPFLLSLKSVAPALALGNGVVLKPHQNTPISGGTVIAKLFEDAGLPPGLLNVVVTDIAEIGDAFLEHPIPRVISFTGSDKIGRHVATVAASHFKRSIIELGGNSAFVVLDDADVDYAVDAAVFSRFVHQGQVCMAANRILVDRSVADEFTEKFVAKVRTLKAGDPRDPQTAIGPLINSSQAEAVSNVVRQAITEGANALLHGTTTDNVVEPSVLAGLPADSALLQQEVFGPVVFINTFDGEEEAVRLVNDTPYGLSGAVHTADIERGVAFAKQIVTGMFHVNDATVHDEPIVPFGGEKSSGVGRLNGETTVEAFTTTKWISVQHGRSGFPF, from the coding sequence ATGTCGACCTACTTCACCGACCTGGCCCAGCAGTACATCGACGGTAAGTGGCGTCCGGGGACGGGGTCCTGGGACATCATCACCATCAACCCCTACGACGGCGAGAAGCTCGCCTCGATCACCATAGCCACAGTCGACGAGGTCGACGAGGCCTACCGCGCCGCCGCCCGCGCCCAGAAGCAGTGGGCCGCGACCAATGCCTACGCGCGCCGCACGGTCTTCGAGAACGTGCTGCGTCTGGTCGAGGAGCGGGAGGCGGAGATCAGCGCGGTCCTCGTCGACGAGGCCGGCGGCACGTTCGGCAAGGCCGCCTTCGAACTCCACCTGGCCAAGGAGTTCCTGCGCGAGTCGATCCACCTCTCGCTGAGCCCCGAGGGTCGCATCCTCCCCTCGCCGATCGACGGCAAGGAGAACCGCGTCTACCGGGAGCCGGTCGGCGTCGTCGGCGTGATCAGCCCCTTCAACGTCCCGTTCCTGCTGTCGCTGAAGTCGGTCGCCCCCGCGCTGGCCCTCGGCAACGGCGTGGTGCTCAAGCCGCACCAGAACACCCCGATCTCCGGCGGCACCGTCATCGCCAAGCTCTTCGAGGACGCCGGTCTGCCGCCGGGCCTGCTGAACGTCGTCGTGACCGACATCGCCGAGATCGGCGACGCCTTCCTGGAGCACCCGATCCCCCGGGTCATCTCCTTCACCGGCTCCGACAAGATCGGCCGGCACGTCGCCACCGTCGCCGCCTCGCACTTCAAGCGGTCCATCATCGAACTCGGCGGCAACAGCGCGTTCGTCGTCCTCGACGACGCCGACGTCGACTACGCCGTCGACGCGGCCGTCTTCAGCCGCTTCGTGCACCAGGGCCAGGTCTGCATGGCCGCCAACCGCATCCTGGTCGACCGCTCCGTCGCCGACGAGTTCACCGAGAAGTTCGTCGCGAAGGTGCGGACCCTCAAGGCCGGCGACCCGCGCGACCCGCAGACCGCCATCGGCCCGCTGATCAACTCCTCGCAGGCGGAAGCGGTCTCGAACGTCGTCCGGCAGGCGATCACCGAGGGCGCGAACGCGCTCCTGCACGGCACGACCACCGACAACGTCGTCGAGCCCTCCGTGCTGGCCGGCCTCCCCGCCGACTCCGCCCTGCTCCAGCAGGAGGTCTTCGGCCCGGTCGTCTTCATCAACACCTTCGACGGCGAGGAAGAGGCAGTACGCCTGGTCAACGACACGCCGTACGGCCTGAGCGGCGCGGTCCACACCGCCGACATCGAGCGGGGCGTCGCCTTCGCCAAGCAGATCGTCACCGGCATGTTTCACGTCAACGACGCCACCGTCCACGACGAGCCGATCGTCCCCTTCGGCGGCGAGAAGAGCTCCGGCGTCGGCCGCCTCAACGGCGAGACGACCGTGGAGGCCTTCACCACCACGAAGTGGATCTCCGTCCAGCACGGCCGCAGCGGGTTCCCGTTCTGA
- a CDS encoding YbjQ family protein yields the protein MGIEDYGGGQGPQPDVMVVTTNDVPGFRVQQVIGEVFGLTVRSRHLGSQIGAGLKSMIGGELKGLTKTLVETRNQAMERLVEQARARGANGVLMFRFDVTEAADVGTEVCAYGTAVVLVQE from the coding sequence ATGGGAATCGAGGACTACGGCGGCGGGCAGGGCCCCCAGCCGGACGTAATGGTCGTCACGACGAACGACGTACCCGGGTTCAGGGTGCAGCAGGTCATCGGGGAGGTCTTCGGGCTGACCGTGCGCTCACGGCACCTGGGCAGCCAGATCGGCGCGGGACTGAAGTCGATGATCGGCGGCGAGCTCAAGGGGTTGACGAAGACCCTTGTGGAGACTCGCAACCAGGCCATGGAACGGCTCGTCGAGCAGGCACGCGCGCGTGGGGCCAACGGCGTGCTGATGTTCCGCTTCGACGTGACGGAGGCGGCGGACGTGGGCACCGAGGTGTGCGCGTACGGGACGGCGGTGGTCCTGGTCCAGGAGTAG
- a CDS encoding PadR family transcriptional regulator, whose protein sequence is MSAIRLLVLGAVRQHGRAHGYQVRGDLEYWGAHEWSNAKPGSIYHALKQMAKQGLLREHETAPSTAGGPPRTEYEITEAGTEEYLRLVREALTSYDQKMDMKTAAIGAVVDLPRAEAVSLLKERIRRIEEWRSAVTEHYVPEDGPEQLGHIGEIMNLWIHTADGDAEWTQGLIARIEGGAYTFAGEGEPFVGVLAEGQENPYATGERHPGDTR, encoded by the coding sequence ATGTCAGCGATCCGTCTTCTCGTGCTGGGCGCCGTGCGTCAGCACGGGCGGGCCCACGGCTACCAGGTGCGCGGCGACCTGGAGTACTGGGGTGCCCATGAGTGGTCCAACGCCAAGCCGGGCTCGATCTACCACGCCCTGAAGCAGATGGCGAAGCAGGGACTGCTGCGCGAACACGAGACCGCCCCGTCCACCGCGGGCGGCCCACCGCGCACCGAGTACGAGATCACCGAGGCCGGCACCGAGGAGTACCTCAGGCTGGTGCGCGAGGCGCTGACCTCCTACGACCAGAAGATGGACATGAAGACGGCGGCCATCGGCGCCGTGGTCGACCTCCCGCGCGCGGAGGCCGTGTCGCTCCTGAAGGAGCGCATCCGCCGCATCGAGGAGTGGCGCTCCGCCGTCACCGAGCACTACGTCCCCGAGGACGGCCCGGAGCAGCTGGGCCACATCGGCGAGATCATGAACCTCTGGATCCACACGGCCGATGGGGACGCCGAGTGGACCCAGGGCCTGATCGCGCGGATCGAGGGCGGGGCCTACACCTTCGCGGGAGAGGGCGAGCCGTTCGTCGGCGTGCTGGCGGAAGGCCAGGAGAACCCGTACGCGACGGGGGAGCGTCATCCGGGTGACACTCGCTAA
- a CDS encoding DedA family protein: MTTLALGPEWITPDYLISTFGLIGILVIVFAESGLFAFLPGDSLLFTAGLLVADGKWIHQPLWLVCTLIVIAAVLGDQVGYLIGKFFGPKLFSRPDSKLFKKENLEKAHEFIENYGPKAIVLARFVPIVRTFAPIIAGAGRMKYRTFITYNMIGGILWGTGVTVAGYFLGQITLIKENVEAILVLVVLISVVPVIIEVLKARRESRNAPSGQQQASHQQQPHQPPVMDDATTQLRRIDQHDQYDQHDQYGGQSGQGGHGGQGGHGGQSGQGGHGGHGGQSYENEYYGQQYPHQQYPHQQQYPQDWQQPQQQPQQQPQEPYGAQQNSPYPYNQNQGY; encoded by the coding sequence GTGACTACCCTTGCCCTCGGCCCCGAGTGGATTACTCCGGACTACCTGATCTCGACGTTCGGCCTGATCGGCATTTTGGTGATCGTCTTCGCCGAGTCGGGCCTGTTCGCCTTCCTGCCCGGTGACTCGCTGCTGTTCACGGCCGGTCTGCTGGTTGCCGACGGCAAGTGGATCCACCAGCCGTTGTGGCTGGTCTGCACTCTGATCGTGATCGCGGCGGTCCTCGGCGACCAGGTGGGGTATCTGATCGGCAAGTTCTTCGGGCCGAAGCTGTTCAGCCGGCCCGACTCCAAGCTCTTCAAGAAGGAGAACCTGGAGAAGGCTCACGAGTTCATCGAGAACTACGGCCCCAAGGCGATCGTCCTGGCGCGCTTCGTGCCCATCGTGCGGACCTTCGCGCCGATCATCGCCGGCGCCGGCCGCATGAAGTACCGCACGTTCATCACGTACAACATGATCGGCGGCATTCTCTGGGGTACGGGTGTCACGGTCGCGGGCTACTTCCTCGGACAGATCACCCTCATCAAGGAGAACGTCGAGGCGATCCTGGTCCTGGTCGTCCTCATCTCGGTCGTCCCGGTGATCATCGAGGTCCTCAAGGCCCGCAGGGAGAGCCGCAACGCGCCTTCCGGGCAGCAGCAGGCCTCCCATCAGCAGCAGCCGCATCAGCCCCCGGTGATGGACGACGCGACGACCCAGCTCCGCCGGATCGACCAGCACGACCAGTACGACCAGCACGACCAGTACGGAGGCCAGAGCGGCCAAGGCGGCCACGGCGGCCAAGGCGGCCACGGCGGCCAGAGCGGCCAAGGCGGCCACGGCGGCCACGGCGGTCAGAGCTACGAGAACGAGTACTACGGCCAGCAGTACCCGCACCAGCAGTACCCGCACCAGCAGCAGTACCCCCAGGACTGGCAGCAGCCCCAGCAGCAGCCCCAGCAGCAGCCCCAGGAGCCGTACGGCGCCCAGCAGAACAGCCCGTACCCCTACAACCAGAACCAGGGCTACTAG
- a CDS encoding glutamate decarboxylase has protein sequence MPLHEGHQKPDERPLSVNPFYGEANPLGGMTEAPPKHRLPDAPMPPSTAYQLVHDELMLDGNARLNLATFVTTWMEPQAGVLMAECRDKNMIDKDEYPRTAELERRCVAMLADLWKAPDPSAVVGCSTTGSSEACMLAGMAMKRRWAQRNADRYPARDVRPNLVMGVNVQVCWEKFCNFWEVEARQVPMEGDRFHLDPQGAAELCDENTIGVVGILGSTFDGSYEPIAELCAALDSLQERTGLDIPVHVDGASGAMIAPFLDEDLVWDFRLPRVASINTSGHKYGLVYPGVGWALWRDKEALPEELVFRVNYLGGDMPTFALNFSRPGAQVVAQYYTLLRLGRKGYRAVQQSTRDVARGIADRVEALGDFRLLTRGDQLPVFAFTTAPGVDSYDVFDVSRRLRENGWLVPAYTFPPNREDLSALRVVCRNGFSEDLAEMFVEDLTRLLPELRRQSGPSTRDKGAATGFHH, from the coding sequence ATGCCCCTCCATGAAGGCCACCAGAAGCCCGACGAGCGTCCCCTGTCCGTGAACCCCTTCTACGGCGAGGCGAACCCGCTCGGCGGTATGACCGAGGCACCACCGAAACACCGGCTGCCGGACGCGCCGATGCCGCCGTCGACGGCGTACCAGCTGGTGCACGACGAGCTGATGCTGGACGGCAACGCACGGCTCAACCTGGCCACGTTCGTCACCACGTGGATGGAGCCGCAGGCCGGGGTGCTGATGGCGGAGTGCCGGGACAAGAACATGATCGACAAGGACGAGTACCCGCGGACCGCCGAGCTGGAGCGGCGCTGTGTGGCGATGCTCGCCGACCTGTGGAAGGCGCCCGACCCGTCGGCGGTCGTGGGGTGTTCGACGACGGGGTCGAGCGAGGCGTGCATGCTCGCCGGGATGGCGATGAAGCGGCGGTGGGCGCAGCGCAACGCCGACCGCTATCCCGCGCGGGATGTCCGCCCGAACCTCGTGATGGGGGTCAACGTCCAGGTCTGCTGGGAGAAGTTCTGCAACTTCTGGGAGGTGGAGGCCCGTCAGGTCCCCATGGAGGGGGACCGGTTCCACCTCGACCCGCAAGGCGCGGCCGAGCTGTGCGACGAGAACACCATCGGGGTCGTCGGCATCCTCGGCTCCACCTTCGACGGCTCCTACGAGCCGATCGCCGAGCTGTGCGCGGCCCTGGACTCCCTCCAGGAGCGGACCGGTCTCGACATCCCGGTGCACGTGGACGGCGCGTCCGGCGCGATGATCGCCCCCTTCCTCGACGAGGACCTGGTGTGGGACTTCCGCCTTCCTCGCGTGGCGTCCATCAACACCTCGGGGCACAAGTACGGGCTGGTGTACCCGGGGGTCGGCTGGGCGCTGTGGCGCGACAAGGAGGCCCTGCCGGAGGAGCTCGTGTTCCGCGTGAACTACCTGGGCGGCGACATGCCGACCTTCGCGCTCAACTTCTCCCGGCCGGGCGCGCAGGTCGTCGCGCAGTACTACACGCTGCTGCGGCTGGGCCGCAAGGGTTACCGGGCGGTGCAGCAGTCCACGCGGGACGTGGCCCGGGGCATCGCCGACCGGGTGGAGGCGCTCGGCGACTTCCGGCTCCTCACCCGGGGCGACCAGCTGCCGGTGTTCGCCTTCACGACGGCGCCGGGCGTGGACTCGTACGACGTCTTCGACGTCTCCCGGCGGCTGCGCGAGAACGGCTGGCTGGTTCCGGCGTACACCTTCCCGCCGAACCGGGAGGATCTGTCCGCCCTGCGGGTCGTGTGCAGAAACGGCTTCTCGGAGGACCTCGCCGAGATGTTCGTGGAGGACCTGACCCGGCTGCTGCCGGAACTCCGGCGGCAGTCGGGGCCGTCGACGCGGGACAAGGGGGCGGCGACCGGGTTCCACCACTAG